DNA sequence from the Xenopus tropicalis strain Nigerian chromosome 4, UCB_Xtro_10.0, whole genome shotgun sequence genome:
TTATTACAAACCCTGATATTAGAATGGAGTTGCAAATACTCCATTAAGAGTGGGGGCACCCTTGGAGATGTTTTGTTAGTTTACAAGAGTAGCCATTGGGGCACATAAGGCATGAAGCACACTGCAATGGAACACAAGATAATTATCTACCAAGTCATTAAAGAAAAGTATAAGGGGTCCATATGGCTGTTGACTTTATCCCTATTGCGCAGAGGACAGTACACTTTATATATTGGCAACATATTGCTTTTAGCACCTTAGCATATTATCCAAACTAAAGATAACTGTAACACCAGTAATGCCATTAGTATTGGATTACAGTTACACTTTTTGAACACTAACATTTCTAGTTAAGTAACGCAAGAGCGAGAGACACTTTTATTCACCTATTGCTTGTTAAATCTAGGCAAGCATTCCACCATATTTCATGGCAGTGTCCACTAGAGGGCACTCTTTTATTGGAGTGGGGTGGGCAGATTGGTTGTTTTTAAAAGGCACAGTAGGCTGGATGAAGCTGGATACCTATGTGGCCCTCTAAGAAAATATTATAGCTCTGATATAGTGACTGAATGGCCCATTATATCGAAGAAAATGCCTTATAAGCTTTGCTGAATATGATTAATAGATCAATACTTAAGATATAGGAAAAAAGTTTTACTTTATGTAAACAGAAGTTTTGACTCTTTTGAGTGACAGTATGAACACTTTGACATTTAATACTGTATCATACACCAAGGAACATGTTTAGTTATAGCACAATGATAGCAATGTGACAATGCATTTAGACTGACATGGacacaatatacaataaataataaagacaatcAGACATATTTGCACAGAACCTGTATAGACGGTAACGTTATAAAAAGGGTTCCTTCAGTACCTTCAGAGCCTATTCTATAGAAATCAAGAAATGAACCAAACTGTTgacacaaaatattttaaatattatttaaaaattgcCCTATTTACAATATGCTTTATTCCCTCTATGTGGGTTTATGCAATGGAACTAATTCTTTGGGAGGGGCTATCAAAGTCCCGAGAATATTGGCTCGTCGTGCATAGTCTGGACCATGAAAGGTTAACAGTTTTGCCTTTTTGCAAATTAGTGCCAGAGTGTGGCAgattttatattgtaattatagTGTACTGTTACTACTGCTGCTGAAAATCTggcattattttacattttttacagggAAATTCACCTTAAAATGTTTTAGTATCCTCTTAACAACTCTGAGCAGCTTTGCAACTGGTCGTTGTTCCTTCCTACCTCTAGAATTCAAGATAATTCCTGGCATTAATATGACCATGGCTGGTCATGAGGCTAGATTTGTATTGTAATCAGAACTTCATAGCTTATCTCTCCATTCAAGCCCTTGCCAATTATATTGCTGGCACTAGTGAGCATAGCAACCGGCTAGCAATTTGAATGCAAAAGAggagagctgcagaaaaaaaaaatataaatcatgagcaaaaataaaaaataaagaccaactgcccAAATGCTTAGAATATGtacaacatgctaaaagttaattttaaggagTAGGGCAGCTAGGAGCAACATCCCGTTTTAACTAGGAGAAACTACCTTATGAATGGCATTTTTATAGATGGTTTAAGAGTACAGTCATGTTAAAGGGGAGTTGCAGGTGTACCTGGACATCTGTAAGGAAAAGCTGCATAAATTACGCTGGTGTCACTGACAACAGTTGGGTTTCAAACCTTTAGGTACATGTTTTTCAGCCTACTAAGTCTAGTACCATGGCTTCTAATGGTTAGAGAGAGCAGCTCGTGCTTATCCCTTAGTCCCATAGAAATATCTAATGTTTCCTTGAGTACACCCCTTGTGTGGATCATCATGTCCACAAAGTCATCATTAATGCTCTTGGCTTCATTCTTCTCATTCTCCTGACTCTGCTTGAATTTGACTTCCAGTTCCGTCAGGGACTTGTCCGAAGTGGAGAAGGATTCACTAATCTGGGAAGATTCCCTCCCCAGGTACTTGCCATAGCTCTCTTCTCCATCAAGGTCATAGGATATGCTTTTCCCAATGCTTTGAAGGACCCTTTCAGCATCCTCAAACTGCCTTTTAATGATGATGAATTCATCCTTCAAGGAGAGGGCATCCTCATAAGTGCAGGGGCGATCATCTCTCACTTTGAAGAGCATCTGGCATTTCTCAGGATCATCATTTTCTTCATAATCTCCATCAGGAACAAAATAATGGTGCAGGGTCCCATTGGACATTTCTGGAAAGAGAGGTCCAGTGTAATATCCATGGCATAGGTTGCACAAAACTCCAAGCCACAGGAACTGAAGTCCTTTCATTGTTGATGGCAATGATGTGTAGTGACACCAAGGGCGTTGGGTGGGTGACGTCTCCTGTGATAATTCCCGGATTTTGAACAAGAAAAAATGGAGAATTCCCTTCTGATTCCTCAGTCTATATTTTTCAACACTTTtatcataatttaaaaaaaatcctttttgtgTATCCAGATTCTTGTGCACTGGTTGAAGTGGAAAATGCCTTTATCCAGCTGTCCTTGTTCTGCACGCAGAATAGTGTCTTGCCCCAGTCAGTGTGAGAGACACGGGGAAGACAGAGAAATGATCTTATGTAAATATAGCAGCTTCTTATTCCTAGTTTAGGAAGCAGGAGGAGGGACGCAGCAAGTCTGCGGTGGGAGAGCTTGGTCTCCTTTCAGGGCTGCATGCTACTACACTCTTTTCAACATCTGGACTGCTAATGCACAGCCTTTTCGTTCTTTGGCTGATGATATGTCTTAGAAGAGGTATCTGTTCTCAAATTACAGTAGAGCTTCGTCACTAAAGAAGCCAAGAGGCAGTTATGGAAAGTTTCCTTTCAAGCAGATACAAGTTATTCAAACCTACATGAAGCACTCCGTCTCTTGTGATGTCACTAATCTAACCCTCTAGGATTTAGACCGCCCCTCTCCCACCCTTCTACTATTACATCATGACTTTATTGACCCTTTGGGTATTAATATTCAGCCTCTTACACCCACGGGGAAAGAGTTAACAAGGACGCACGTGCAGGGAgtataaataaacacaagtaATTCCTAATGCCTGACTCTGAGATGGAATTTCAAAGTGTAATTCCAGTTATGCGTTCAGATAAAGAGCGGTATTTATATTACTGGTTAGTATCACCTGGTCCTTTCCACAGGACATCACAAAGCAGGAATAGATTATCCCTTAAACTATAAAAATTAGTTTGACTGCAACGTCTTCGAATGTTGTCTAGGAgctgggtttaaaaaaaacaactaatggGATGCAGGTTGGATATCACTGATGTGTTACTGTCACcttcttgtcttactgtctccatctacgGTGCTCATCAAGGTTCTCATCTTTAGCCCTTTACCAAGGGTGGAAAGAAGAGTCCTATTTCCACTTTCAATTTTTTACCAGAATTGTCTGTTGTCACCATCTTCTGTTCGTGTACACTAGTTATCTCTCTTTTTCAACCTATGTAGCTAAGAAATAACTATGTCCCATGTTCCACATAGTACTGTATTCTGAAACTGCTCTGGCCACTATGTTACGCATGGTTGAAACAAGAGGAATAGTGGAGCATAGTTCTGATTCTTTTCTTGGCATGGTGAGCATGGaaatattaaaggaacattaTCCTGAACAATTATGGATCTTGAAACAATGAAGGCTCACTATGTAGTTACTTTTTGAGTTATGCAAAGTAAAGCCATACCTGAAAGCTGCATTTGTCCAGAAGTAATTGCTCAGAAAGTCAAACAGGCATTCTAATTTCTCATAATTTGTCCACTGGTGTCATTTAATCATTACAGTTTATGGAAAGTATTTCATTTTGTCAGAGGAAGCACCATGGTGGGTTTTCCATGTAAAAACTGATTCCGATAAATATGTTGTTATATAGAGAAGAAACTTTATAACTCTATaataagaattataaaaaaaaaaagtggaaaaaaaaacactcaaatgATAGCAGTGGGGATTTCCTTGATATTGTCAGGGTAGGCTTAGTCTAAAGGCCAGAAATGGTAAAAATTGGGTTGAGTGGCCATTTGCTCTCATAGATACATGagaaagtccagcttgaaggttGGCCCTATATCtaaatattcttgaaactatacTGCATGATTGATACAACAATATTTtccagtacagttatgggatctagaATGCTTCGGACCTgatgttttccggataagggatctttttccgtaattcagatctcctatgTTAAGTCTgctaattaaattatttaaacagtaattaaacctaatatgattgttttggctctaataaggattaattatatcctagttgggatcaagtacaaggtactgttttattattacagagaaaagggaatcatttaaccattaaataaactcaatagggctgttctgccccaataaggggtaattatatcttagttgggatcaagtacaaggtactgttttattattacagagaaaagggaatcattttaccattaaataaacccaataggactgttctgccccaataaagggtaattatatcttagttgggatcaagtacaggtactgttttattattacagagaaaagggaatcattttaccattaaataaacccaatagggctgttctgccccaataaggggtaattatatcttagttgggatcaagtacaggtactgttttattattacagagaaaagggaatcatttaaccattaaataaacccaatagggctgttctgcccccaataaggggtaattatatcttagttgggatcaagtacaggtactgttttattcttacagagaaaagggaatcattttaccattaaataaagccaataggattgttctgccccaataaggggtaattatatcttagttaggatcaagtagaggtactgttgtattattacagagaaaaaggaaatcatttttaaaaatgtgaattatttgattaaaatggagtctatggtagatggcctttccatatttagaaactttctggataatgggtttccggataagtccgatacctgtatttgtactTGAGATTTACTTGAGAGTATAAACTATATTTATAGCTTTATTGAGCTGGCTATAAGGGAATGCCTAAACTGGCATGGTTTTTATTGCATGGGCCATAGGGTTTTGTTCTTTATGCCAACTATGTCTTTGAAAAGCCAGACTCTTGTGAGAGGATTATTACACCAAACAGGGCAAAGATGAATGTTGTTTAAAGACAGTTTGGGAGACAGTGCAAGCTTAGGCAAGACATTAACATCAAGGTAATCTGGTTGCACCTTTATAAGAGCTAAAGaaataattaccgtatatactcatcTTTTAATGTTTCCATAACACATATACCAAGCGGAAAAATATATTAATGTgtagaattaacttttagtatgttatagacagCAATATTCTAAGCCTTTTtaagcctgtttttttttatttgatatttttgttCTGATGCTTTCGGGCtcaaaattttaactgctgtttGGTTGGCAGGGCTTAATTACTCTGGCAACCAGGAACAAATtaggaataggagagggccagaaaagaaagataaataacaaaaaacaagaataacagtaaaactgaagCCTTGCAGTCAAGGTGTGTTTTGGttatgggggtcagtgaccctgacaaccagatagcattttaagTTGCAGGCAAAAAATACTAATAGTCCAAAACTGCACAGAAAGTTATCAAATGTGGGGTGAACTAAtatgaaattttattttatgtcATTTGCTCTGATCAAAGGCATTTGGGGCACTATTAGAGAGCTATTAGCATTTTTGTTTAGTGTGTCTTTAAAGCTATGTTTATAAGTATTAAAGGTGTCCATACCAGAGACACACTCCCAAAAGCAGGAAGCAGGGAACACCCTTTTTGGTCGCATTCTATTTTCTCTTTTTGGACATTCCCTTTTCTTGCAAAATGTACAAATTCTGCAAATCAGCCTCCTTTCGCTCCCCATTCTTGCCTGCCAAGCAGGGCTTATATTTGGGACAGCATCATTGGAATGTTGGGGAAGAAGCCAAATCTGAACGCTTCGGCTGAAAATATGTCCGATACTCACTGGACACACGTGTTAGGCCCACAGGGAAATTCGGCCAAAACGGCCTACTGCCATTATTTGCGTAACACGGAATATTATTTTTCTGGGATTCagatgtttgtttcagaaacaaaacaaaacaaaaaacgaTTTGTACAAAAACAGCCATTCAGTTTCAGAAATGGCTGCCCTACTAAATATTGGTTGTTTGATAACAAACTATAGGAATCCTTATGGATACATGGGCCCCTCCATGACTTCCCTAGACTACTCCATGGAATTCTTTGTAtgtctcttcacctcttgtatcagttattgattgctttatatgttactctgtatgtccaatgtatgaaacccacttattgtacagcgctgcggaatatgttggcgctttataaataaatcttaataacaataataataataataataataatatgacgTTATCAGTTTCATACATTTCTGACCCCCCTGTATATCAggaatatctaaaaaaaatgtagacaCCACTTGTATAGATCAGACATTCTAAGAAAGGCTGGTCAATAGCTGAATCAAAGGTATTTTGCTAATTTGATTTTAAAAAGGAACAAGATTTACTAAATTTCAAGTATTTTTCCCATTTTAATTTCatgaaaatttgaatttttactaATTTTGACACCTTTTTCTGTGACCAATACCGGCCTTCAGGTTGGGGGGCAGGATGTGGTATACTTTGGGGGTGGAgctatgatgtaaggggtggggaaatgggtgggttcGGCAGGGGATAGGTGGATGGGGTGGGAAATGAGCAGACTGGGCGGGGTTATATGTGGAATAGAGGTGGGCCCATAGTTACAAAGGGTGATTGGTATCAGAAAGGGTCAgaaaagggagggatttataggcagTTACAAacttaccagcaagtacattgcaggTAAATTTTCAATACCGGTACTTTACTGGCTACATTGGTCATATACTggcaagatggcaaccctaattttTACCCTATGAGAAAAGTAAGTacatctttttttacattttacccatatctgtattttttgCTGTGTGTGTTTTTTGCATTAGTTACTAAAGTATTTTGTGAATTCCCCTATTATTTTATTTGCCTAAAACCATTATAAATTATGATAAAAAAGGCAAGCAATTGTATTACCCCAGGTAAAAAGTGCAAGAAAATATGGATATTGGTAAATATTCTGTTACAGAGAAGCACATTTTCTATGATATTGTTCAGTGTAAGTCTTTATGCACGTGGACCAACATGTACAAGTCAAATTATTTAGATTTACCGTTTTATAAAATACAGATGTTATTGCTTTGAAATGCCAATCAGATTTAGCAAGGGCTACTTGTCTCATAGTAAACAATGAAATCTAtttccaggtgcaaatttacctaTAGTGCCCCCCTGAACCATTTATGTGATGCACCCCTACAAAGGGCCCCAAAGTCATGTGATCCGACCTCCAGAGATCAACAGGAAACAGTTGTGTCCACAGCTTAAACTCTTTTTGGTCTGAACTTCTTAAAGCTTTATTCTATTCATTTGTAGAAATCAGTGTCAGTACAGTACCTGACCTTACAGCAGGGTTTTGCAGACTAGTTTGAGCCCCACTTTTGATATCCAAAAGTTCTCCCGGGCCCCCCTTAGTTTAAAACACATGAAAACATTGCCATACAAACCATTCAGTTATACATCCAGGAGGATCTTTGGTAAACATTGTTCAATCTCACTTATTAACTTTTATAATTGGCTTCCAGGTGCATCTAGAACAAATAGACATTTTATCCATGTATGTCCCTTTCCCTAAGGCTGATCCTCCCCTACCAAAGCAGTGAGCACCCCTAGGGTGCGTAGTTCTGCTGCAAAAAGTTGCCCCCTGGTAAACTTAAGAGCAAATTTAAATTCTTCTTAAATTGGGAAATCTTCTGGTTTTGTGCAGAAATGTGCAGCTACACTGCCTACACTAGGCAATCATGTGCAGGGCATGTAAATGAGGGGCATTAGGTCTTTCGCCCCAGGCGACAAAGAGCCTAGAAAAGTCCCAGGATAGTATCCATCTAACTAAAACGAATGCGTCCAAGCTATGTATGAGACAGAAGCATGTGAAATAATTTTTCTCTTCAAAGATCTTAAGGGGGAACATTTCCTGCATCCGTGCTGCGATGTCTGGGAATCATTAATCACTTACTGTACAGTTGCCATCTGCAGAAAGGTACACAACAGAAGAGTTCAATGCACAGTTATCGCTATTACATgtggctgaggattctgggagcaaCAGATTGTCCCAGTAACACACGTGCAAGGAgaactttaaaaatgttatatatgtatatccacCACCCTATGTACTACGCAAAATGACAGAAAGAAGTTTTCTTATGCACAAAATTAGAGAAAATTAGAGATCATTGGCTTTAATAATAAATCTACAGATTTGACGTGACTTGTGTAGAATTTTATGTTATTTTGCTGAACCTAAGATTACATTTTTTGAAGGATACCAAAGCTCCTGTTACAGAATTTTCCACCTAGCACCTTACTAAGTTTCCTCTCTCATCCCCCACCAAAGAATACTGTCTAAAGGTATGttccaaaaaaacaaattatgttcCTAAAGTTTAGTCTGAGAGATGTGGAAAATTTCCCAACTTTGTTTATTCAATCCCAAAATAGTAAGAAAATGCCCGACCTTAAATTGGAGACGTCTTCAGCAAGAcattaagcaatttaaaaaaGAATATTGTAATATGAATTAAGCATAATGTGTTATGGTTCCATAATGGTCCAATTCAGCGGGTCTGGAGCAGTGGAACTGACTTAATGACTTATTCGCCAATGTCTTACTATATCTTTCTATATTTTATAACTTTATTATTACTAGGGGGACTCTTACTAAAGGATGGACCTCCAAGGGGGGACTTGAACAGAAAATCCACTGCCCTATAGGTAGCAGATTACGACTCCTAGGAGCACCAAATGAGTAAGACATGCATAGTTCAGTAGTTTTATTTGCAACCTGATTTCCAAAGGCTTCATAAAGGTAAAATAGAATCTGCAACTATGTTTAAGGGGAAGCCAAAGCCCCCACGGGAACAGGATTCACCACTCTGATATGCCACTTCTCATAGCTTAGTCACGCGGCACAGAAAGCTTAAACAATGCTCTTTTTTACTAAAATTAACTACAATGTTGCAGTTCTgttagcacttttttttattaaaaatcccACATGACTGGGAATTCACAATAATTTCACATCTATGTGGGATATTTTTGACATAGCATGAATATACGGATTGTGGCACATGGATAACAACATGGAAAATATAGGCTGTGAGACTAACAGGTCCCTGAATAAGAGAAGTGTAGCCGTTTGTACAGTCATGGTGGAGTGTTAAAATACAAGAAGCTCCTTGAAATAAAGGAGAAATGGTTGAGGCAAACTGATAGGGTTGTGTTATAGTCAGATGCTAGCTGGTTTGGATCAGATGAAGGAATAGCTTGTGACTGTGAGCTCTTGGGCCTAGTAAGAGGAAGCAGATAGCCAAAACAGAAGCAGTGAATAGAAAGAGGAATGgtttaaacaaaaatgttttctaGGGAAGATTTCTGATGAGAACAAAGTGTTCATGAATGTGAGTGCTGATGTAACTCTTTGGCTGTGGAACACATGAAGTGGTAATTGATAAGAAGCAAGGCCAGGTTCTGGTAGGGTTATCAAAATAGCAGCTGTAATCTCCCATAAGGCGCGTAGGAGTATCAAAGGACAGAAAGAAAACCAGAAATCCATGTCAAAAACAAAGAAGACTGGAGATGATGGAAAGCCTATAATGACTGTATGAAGGGTGATAAGACAAGTCAATCATGGGGGGAAAGTGTTTCAAAACAACAATGttgtgcagagagtgcagagtATGAGTGAGGGATTGCTGAGCAGCTAAAGCACCAAGGTTGGAACTAAAGACTATACTACTTACTATCAACCCAGGGCCATGAGTTTCAATGGCTGTGGACAGAAGGCTcttattacaaatattattacaaTATCCATTACAAATATGGGATTTCGAGAAGCTATAAAGGCAGGAGGGCTAGGACCAATGTGGCAAAAAATAGGTAAAATAGTTTCTAGCAGAGATTTGAGGTACATGTGAGGCAAATAAGGTGTCAGGACTGACTGCTTGGACTGGGGAATAGCGTTTCAAGGTGGCATTTCAAAAATATCACATTTTCTGTTCATTATAGGAACACCTATTTCTATAtttgcattaaatattttaatacaagGTTATAGGGCCTCCATCGGGCCTTCTGGCAGCTAACATACGCATAATTTCTCTGTAATTACACACTGAGTACTGCTGGTGGGGTTGCACATCCCAGTCATTACAGGTCCCGTGAGAGCTCACAGTTTGTGGTTTTGCTAAGTAACTGCTGATTGAATAATTAATCATTTAATCAAGATAAATGTGAGGCTATTTCCTGGTGTTTCTGAAAGGGCTCAGCGCATAAACTAAAGTATAACATACTCCTCTTTGTAATCTACAGTGCA
Encoded proteins:
- the fibin gene encoding fin bud initiation factor homolog, whose amino-acid sequence is MKGLQFLWLGVLCNLCHGYYTGPLFPEMSNGTLHHYFVPDGDYEENDDPEKCQMLFKVRDDRPCTYEDALSLKDEFIIIKRQFEDAERVLQSIGKSISYDLDGEESYGKYLGRESSQISESFSTSDKSLTELEVKFKQSQENEKNEAKSINDDFVDMMIHTRGVLKETLDISMGLRDKHELLSLTIRSHGTRLSRLKNMYLKV